One stretch of Excalfactoria chinensis isolate bCotChi1 chromosome 2, bCotChi1.hap2, whole genome shotgun sequence DNA includes these proteins:
- the C2H18orf63 gene encoding uncharacterized protein C18orf63 homolog, which produces MNGRKHQSLFFASLPELQKLCAATITLSPQLPESEMRSMQIKVCRQLIFLYQDVLSAPVIGTLNQISVIMAIPFYKSGLCEAYVKRQEATLEAPQRVDPTILQTCLSYTLTARLAPRWNKAGHLLVQGKDFLSQMGKQNAVVLDVNVSETQLCISVEACSVRLPPPELGDFDILKNTIKLFESNENTVIDSHSILTNWCYVLPSMKMGQIINISHIIPPESPFRSYEELQMHWKNLYGYILPDDTEERKIYLSVYFKPIGERLFTYPLRCIRSQPVQYFPRTDSESVLNSFISDVKAKFSHLCGFPVRMTSKALYATQELTRTPACEIQSESMKLAGEMVCVVSLTQTPPKKPALANVSSRSTENSHWMEHLNKKPKPHTSSGKGNVEKISVEATEKLIDRQIAGISELPLRKSLGVTESSAFELSPKKLSKIIPIFKGSLMQMNGNATNQTDGKKRKNVERQSPVRSVKSSMLTVCKSSLTQVYKPATCSSSLQIITEKAYVKQDVSVFQWKTKSGGQKIKSDSSSNSAVGWSSSEVSHNKANSPSLRRNVRPVFQKSDISPKLNAFASSTSSFRGGKNSASQNTMKVLRKQHQSKNVYLQTDKLENEMTNSSLSQQQSKKSNEGPGLNIHESILNDTVCTDENDESKAYHSKNCIAKTTCLHSSSVCEQMLTGHKYLTRDETVISKLTHSTKESNREASVKKGSARKRQKEEGHSKKVKRNKPLI; this is translated from the exons ATGAATGGCAGAAAGCATCAGTCTCTATTCTTTGCCAGTctgccagagctgcagaaaCTCTGTGCTGCTACAATAACACTGAGCCCCCAGTTACCAGAAAGTGAAATGAGGAGCATGCAGATAAAAGTCTGCAG ACAGCTGATATTCCTGTACCAAGACGTCCTTTCTGCACCTGTTATTGGAACATTAAATCAAATTTCAGTTATCATGGCG atacCGTTTTACAAATCAGGATTATGTGAAGCATATGTAAAGAGACAAGAAGCTACC CTGGAAGCACCACAAAGAGTTGATCCAACCATTCTCCAAACTTGCCTCTCCTACACACTTACAGCCAGACTTGCCCCTAGGTGGAACAAGGCTGGTCATCTCCTGGTGCAAG gaaaagattttttgtCTCAAATGGGAAAGCAAAATGCGGTTG ttctaGATGTGAATGTGTCAGAGACACAGCTTTGCATCAGTGTGGAGGCTTGCTCAGTTCGGTTACCACCCCCCGAG cTGGGAGATTTTGATATTTTGAAAAACACCATAAAGCTGtttgaaagcaatgaaaacacagtTATTGACAGTCATTCTATATTAACTAACTGGTGCTATGTTTTGCCAAG CATGAAAATGGGTCAGATCATAAACATCAGCCATATAATTCCTCCAGAATCTCCTTTCCGCTCATATGAAGAACTTCAGATGCACTGGAAGAATCTG taTGGCTATATTCTTCCAGATGATactgaggagagaaaaatatacttgAGTGTTTACTTCAAGCCAATAGGGGAAAGGTTGTTTAC GTACCCTCTAAGATGCATTCGAAGTCAGCCGGTGCAGTATTTCCCTAGGACAGATTCAGAAAGTGTGTTGAActcttttatttctgatgtgaAGGCTAAGTTTTCACATCTGTGTGGATTTCCAGTAAGGATGACAAGTAAAGCACTTTATGCTACACAGGAACTCACCCGGACCCCAGCATGT GAAATACAATCTGAATCTATGAAACTGGCTGGTGAGATGGTTTGTGTAGTATCCCTGACCCAGACACCTCCAAAGAAGCCGGCTTTGGCCAACGTTTCCTCACGCAGTACGGAAAACAGCCACTGGATGGAGCATTTgaacaaaaagccaaaacctCACACTTCAAGTGGCAAAGGAAATGTGGAAAAGATCAGTGTTGAAGCAACTGAGAAATTGATTGATAGGCAAATAGCAGGAATATCAGAGCTACCACTTCGGAAGTCCTTAGGAGTGACTGAAAGCTCAGCCTTCGAACTCTCTCCAAAAAAGCTCAGCAAAATTATACCAATTTTCAAAGGAAGCTTGATGCAGATGAATGGAAATGCCACAAATCAAActgatgggaagaaaagaaaaaatgttgaaagACAATCACCAGTAAGAAGTGTTAAATCTTCTATGTTGACTGTTTGCAAGTCCAGCTTAACTCAAGTTTATAAACCTGCTACTTGCAGCAGCTCACTTCAGATAATTACTGAGAAAGCATATGTAAAACAAGATGTATctgtatttcagtggaaaacaaagtCTGGTGGACAAAAGATTAAGTCTGATTCTTCCAGTAACTCAGCTGTAGGGTGGAGTTCAAGTGAAGTCAGCCACAATAAGGCAAATTCTCCTTCCTTGCGAAGGAATGTTAGGCCAGTGTTTCAGAAATCTGATATCAGTCCAAAACTAAATGCGTTTGCATCTTCCACTTCCAGTtttagaggaggaaaaaattcTGCAAGTCAAAATACCATGAAAGTTCTCAGGAAGCAACACCAGTCGAAGAATGTATATTTGCAGACTGATAAATTAGAGAATGAAATGACAAACTCCAGTTTATCACAGCAACAatcaaagaaatcaaatgaagGACCAGGGTTAAATATTCATGAATCCATCTTAAATGATACAGTGTGCACtgatgaaaatgatgaaagCAAAGCCTACCATTCTAAGAACTGTATTGCCAAGACAACCTGTCTTCATTCCAGCTCTGTCTGTGAACAG